One region of Thermoleophilia bacterium genomic DNA includes:
- a CDS encoding DUF3494 domain-containing protein translates to MAWLAIGSSLVLAGFGAASASAAPTPMVDLGQASPYAVLSGASVGNTVSAPGAPHTTIRGDLGIKADTAPTGFPPGVVTGTIRQGSAVGPAHADLAAAYAEVATRPGGAPLAGTLVGTTILPGLHTISGAASNTGTVTLNGGGDPNAVFVIQVNGALSFAAGSQVVLANGARASRVFWQVNGAGTVGALSTFTGTLMASAAIGMGNGTLVNGRAFARDGALTLDNNQFYGGPPVVTVNGGGSAQTTDTTPTISGTTDLEAPATVSVTIAGQILTATPVDGAWSVNSGILPNGTYPVVASVLDGAGNPGNATQQLTVDTVLPEVTLDGGATVTTNDATSTISGTSDVLVDTVVRVTVGSQTLRALVHADGSWNIRPVTLTDGPHAVSASVSDLAGNESTDTQTLTVDTTAPAVTISGGASALTNDATPEISGTAGGAAGSTISVDVNNETLTGLVDGGGSWSVVAASLSDGPHRIVMSVSDGAGNAASVTQMLTVDTVAPLVTINGGPSATTGDSDPTIAGTSDAAPGTTITVSIAGNSMTTLVQANHSWNTNPGFVGKGKWKVQASAEDPAGNLGTASQTLSIAPGLALPPPGSPPEITGLRVAPRKVHVKGKRKNAMRRRGPAIKLNLTEEAKVRFSITRNSAKARVFRAQLKSGSSSVRIPVKIRKKLRRGSYKLIVVATDSAGQSSNGKQAGFKVVR, encoded by the coding sequence GTGGCGTGGCTCGCCATCGGGAGTTCCTTGGTGCTCGCGGGCTTCGGCGCCGCTTCTGCCAGCGCCGCCCCGACGCCCATGGTGGACCTCGGCCAGGCATCGCCGTACGCGGTATTGAGCGGTGCTTCGGTCGGCAATACCGTCAGCGCCCCCGGCGCCCCGCACACCACCATTCGTGGTGACCTCGGCATAAAGGCGGACACGGCTCCAACCGGATTCCCGCCCGGTGTCGTCACCGGCACGATTCGCCAGGGCAGCGCGGTCGGCCCTGCGCACGCCGACCTCGCCGCGGCCTATGCCGAGGTCGCCACCCGCCCGGGAGGCGCCCCGCTCGCCGGCACGCTGGTCGGCACAACGATCTTGCCGGGACTCCACACGATCAGTGGTGCCGCCTCCAACACCGGAACGGTAACCCTCAACGGTGGGGGCGATCCCAATGCCGTCTTCGTGATCCAGGTCAACGGTGCCCTGTCGTTTGCCGCCGGAAGTCAGGTAGTCCTGGCCAACGGAGCCCGTGCATCACGGGTGTTCTGGCAGGTCAACGGCGCAGGAACGGTGGGCGCCTTGAGCACCTTTACCGGGACGCTCATGGCTTCGGCCGCCATCGGCATGGGCAACGGAACCCTTGTGAACGGTCGCGCGTTCGCGCGTGACGGAGCCCTGACGCTCGACAACAACCAGTTCTACGGCGGACCGCCCGTGGTGACCGTCAACGGAGGCGGGTCGGCGCAGACGACCGATACGACACCGACCATCAGCGGCACGACCGACCTTGAAGCTCCGGCGACCGTCTCCGTGACCATTGCCGGACAGATCCTCACGGCAACTCCGGTTGACGGAGCCTGGTCGGTGAATTCGGGGATTCTCCCCAACGGCACTTATCCCGTCGTGGCCTCGGTCCTGGACGGCGCGGGCAACCCGGGCAATGCTACCCAGCAACTCACGGTCGACACGGTGCTGCCCGAGGTCACCCTCGACGGTGGCGCTACCGTGACGACGAACGACGCGACTTCGACGATCAGCGGTACTAGTGATGTTCTGGTGGACACCGTCGTCCGCGTGACTGTCGGCTCACAGACTCTGCGGGCACTCGTCCATGCCGACGGTAGCTGGAACATCAGACCGGTCACGCTCACTGACGGGCCCCACGCCGTCTCTGCGTCGGTCAGCGATCTCGCCGGCAACGAGAGCACCGATACCCAGACGCTGACCGTCGATACAACCGCACCGGCGGTGACGATCTCGGGCGGAGCGAGCGCCCTGACCAACGACGCGACCCCCGAAATCTCAGGCACCGCTGGTGGTGCCGCGGGTTCAACGATCAGCGTGGATGTGAACAACGAAACGTTGACCGGCCTGGTCGATGGCGGTGGAAGCTGGTCCGTGGTCGCGGCATCGCTGTCCGACGGCCCGCATCGCATAGTCATGTCGGTCTCTGATGGGGCCGGAAACGCGGCAAGTGTCACGCAGATGCTCACCGTGGACACGGTGGCACCGCTCGTCACGATCAACGGCGGGCCGAGTGCGACGACCGGCGATAGCGATCCGACCATCGCGGGAACCTCTGACGCTGCACCCGGAACGACCATCACCGTTTCGATCGCGGGCAACTCGATGACAACACTGGTTCAGGCGAACCACAGCTGGAATACGAACCCGGGCTTTGTCGGCAAGGGAAAATGGAAGGTTCAGGCCTCGGCCGAGGATCCTGCAGGCAACCTGGGGACCGCGAGCCAGACCCTCAGTATCGCTCCCGGACTCGCTCTGCCGCCCCCCGGCAGTCCACCCGAGATCACCGGACTCAGGGTAGCCCCGAGAAAGGTGCATGTGAAAGGCAAGCGCAAGAACGCGATGCGTCGTCGCGGTCCGGCGATCAAGTTGAACCTCACCGAAGAAGCGAAGGTCCGATTCAGCATCACACGCAATTCGGC